The following coding sequences are from one Trichoplusia ni isolate ovarian cell line Hi5 chromosome 15, tn1, whole genome shotgun sequence window:
- the LOC113501369 gene encoding calcium load-activated calcium channel: protein MWSDSLLIVFISICTAFLGEGLTWILVYRTEKYQKLKVEVERQSKKLEKRKEAHGDSLDKQHKKKIEREEERLKNNNRDLSLVKMKSMFAIGFAFTALLSMFNSIFDGRVVAKLPFYPISWIQGLSHRNLPGDDYTDCSFIFLYILCTMSIRQNIQKLLGFAPSRAASKQGGALFATPPAQFK from the exons ATGTGGAGCGATTCCTtgcttattgtatttatttctatatgtACGGCGTTCTTAGGAGAAG GTTTAACATGGATACTGGTATATAGAACAGAGAAATATCAAAAGCTTAAAGTCGAGGTAGAACGTCAGAGTAAAAAat TGGAGAAACGTAAAGAAGCGCATGGAGACTCATTGgataaacaacataaaaagaaaattgaaaggGAGGAAGAAAGACTCAAAAACAACAACAGGGACCTGTCATTGGTCAAGATGAAATCAATGTTTGCGATTGGTTTTGCATTTACAGCCTTACTTAGCATGTTTAATAGcat ATTTGATGGGCGTGTTGTAGCTAAGCTCCCATTCTACCCTATCTCATGGATTCAAGGACTGAGCCACAGGAACCTGCCCGGTGATGACTATACTGACTGCTCTTTCATTTTCTTGTACATATTGTGTACTATGAGTATAAG ACAAAATATCCAGAAGCTTTTAGGATTTGCCCCATCGCGAGCTGCATCAAAACAAGGTGGAGCTCTGTTTGCCACACCACCTGCTCAGTTcaagtaa
- the LOC113501368 gene encoding FAD-dependent oxidoreductase domain-containing protein 1, which yields MFSKLIYRSILRTSAVSGVRYYAKHNNPFKKTVNILSNDIPEFMGLKENIIYPEHADIVVIGAGFIGASVAYWLKKRAGEGLSVALIDKDFALNNTTRNVSLGMINQHFSLPENISLSQHTVEFLRDIKKNLSQDIDIQFTPTGSLTLASEKYADKLEENVTILNELGVTHQLLSRENIKSLYPWINTEDVKLGCMSVESEGTFNTWELHKGLLKKCSELGATFVNAEVTGFELEKQQDLLMEGVAPGSFERITRVIYKSKDNEEHAIKFAVCVLAAGDNSGQVAKLARIGTGEGLLNMPLPIERREFQVYSVLDKGTETGLATPIVMDTTGLWVMRNGLESNLFCGNIPLINDDSKNMSENDYFEKIIKPSLLNRIPSCSNAQIKRFTTEMHDCNIFDNTGVIGPHPYHNNLYLATGFGKLGCQHAPGIGRAISELIIDSHYTTVDLTRFHFDRFLLNEKLVEFNVY from the exons ATGTTTTCTAAATTGATATATCGAAGTATACTCCGAACCAGCGCAGTAAGCGGTGTCCGCTATTACGCAAAGCATAATAACCCCTTCAAAAAAACAGTGAACATTCTTTCCAATGATATACCTGAATTTATgggtttaaaagaaaatataatttatcctGAGCATGCTGATATAGTAGTAATAGGCGCTGGTTTCATAGGGGCGTCGGTCGCTTATTGGTTAAAAAAACGAGCTGGTGAGGGCCTATCAGTAGCATTGATTGACAAAGATTTTGCT CTTAACAACACAACAAGGAATGTGTCACTAGGCATGATAAACCAGCATTTCTCATTACCTGAAAACATAAGCCTTTCTCAACACACTGTTGAGTTCTTaagagacataaaaaaaaacttaagtcaAGACATTGACATTCAGTTCACGCCCACCGGTTCCCTTACTCTAGCAAGTGAGAAGTATGCTGATAAATTGGAAGAAAATGTCACTATATTAAATGAACTTGGGGTCACACATCAATTATTGAgtagagaaaatattaaaagcctTTATCCTTGGATAAATACTGAAGATGTAAAGTTAG gTTGTATGTCAGTAGAATCTGAAGGCACCTTTAATACGTGGGAACTTCATAAGGgattattgaaaaaatgttcAGAGCTTGGTGCCACTTTTGTAAATGCTGAAGTTACTGGTTTTGAACTTGAAAAGCAACAAGATTTGCTTATGGAAGGTGTGGCTCCAGGATCCTTTGAAAGAATCACTagagttatttataaaagtaaggATAATGAAGAGCATGCAATTAAGTTTGCTGTATGTGTCTTAGCTGCAGGTGATAACTCTGGACAGGTAGCTAAACTGGCTAGAATTGGAACAGGAGAAGGTTTATTGAACATGCCATTGCCTATAGAACGTAG GGAATTTCAAGTATATTCAGTTTTAGATAAAGGGACAGAAACTGGCCTGGCTACACCTATAGTCATGGATACTACAGGACTGTGGGTGATGAGAAATGGTCTAGAAAGTAATCTATTTTGTGGGAATATTCCACTCATAAATGATGACAGTAAAAATATGAgtgaaaatgattattttgaaaaaataatcaaaccaTCATTGTTAAACAGAATTCCAAGCTGTAGTAATGCACag ATAAAGAGATTTACGACTGAAATGCATGACTGCAACATATTTGACAATACTGGAGTCATTGGGCCACATCCCTATCACAACAACTTGTATCTAGCAACAGGTTTTGGAAAACTCG GATGTCAGCATGCACCAGGCATTGGACGAGCCATATCTGAACTCATTATTGATAGTCACTATACAACAGTTGATTTAACACGATTTCACTTTGATAGATTCTTACTTAATGAAAAGTTGGTAGAATTTAATGTGTATTGA
- the LOC113501367 gene encoding ATP-dependent RNA helicase DHX33-like, whose translation MDSKYASVGIENNLKAGGLKRKHAIENIKAKKIKLSNEAAGVSVTNNNKVVTNGHNNVSETKIVQESVQDLQVARRRLPVFMVKNRLIDEIKKNDTMILIGETGSGKTTQIPQLIHEQRLEGAGAIAVTQPRRVAAITIALRVAAEMNTEIGSIVGYSVRFEDVTSPRTKVKYLTDGMLLREAIVDPLLKKYSIIVLDEAHERTISTDVLFGIVKLAQKERNDKKQNPLKVIIMSATMDVDSFRKYFHNCPVIYLEGRTFPVTIYHTKTKQDDYQYAAVCTVFQLHATTPANHDFLVFLTGQEEIETVMYNIKQIAKEATGPPIRVCPLYAGLPPAKQLQVWREAPPGTRKVILSTNIAEASVTIPNIKCVIDTGVVKERTWSGSSGAERLWVRACSQAAGWQRAGRAGRTAPGAAYRLFPAKDFAARPQHHTPEIVRCPLASSLLLLLAAGTDPSTFPLIDPPPLDSVKASLQLLKEFGAIDSETNPKLTALGKKMSMFPIDPKYSKVLLSAPEYNCLEEALSLVAVLSSENVFHTPIHKREEAFKVKQKFLSPLGDHITLLNVFKAFCKAPLKKQWCKENFLNHKNLTYACDVRHQLLTICEKLNMTVSSCGQAYDQLLKCLVCGLFMNCAWLVGGGGGGGGARRYVTVAGVAAALHPASALQALGGPRAPPALLYSELLHTGRAYMLTASAVQPHWLTQQAPAQARRARNNR comes from the exons ATGGATTCAAAGTATGCATCCGTAGGTATAGAGAACAACCTAAAAGCAGGTGGCCTGAAAAGAAAACATGCAATAGAAAACATAAAGGCAAAAAAGATAAAGTTATCAAATGAAGCTGCTGGAGTTAGTgtaacaaacaacaataaagttgTGACTAACGGACATaataatgtttctgaaaccAAAATTGTACAGGAATCTGTACAGGATTTGCAAGTAGCAAGGAGACGGTTGCCAGTATTTATGGTTAAAaacag actcattgatgaaataaaaaaaaatgatactatGATATTGATCGGTGAGACTGGCAGTGGCAAAACAACACAAATACCACAGTTGATACATGAACAGCGTCTTGAGGGTGCTGGAGCCATTGCTGTGACTCAGCCGCGCAGGGTTGCCGCTATTACTATAGCTCTGAGGGTAGCCGCTGAAATGAATACAGAAATCGGATCTATTGTTGG GTATTCTGTAAGATTTGAAGATGTGACAAGCCCAAGaactaaagttaaatatttaactgatGGAATGTTACTACGAGAAGCTATTGTCGATCCTTTGCTCAAGAAGTACTCAATAATAGTATTGGATGAAGCTCATGAAAGGACAATTAGTACAGATGTTCTCTTTGGAATTGTCAAATTAGCTCAGAAAGAAAGGAATGACAAGAAACAAAATCCTCTTAAG GTAATTATAATGTCTGCAACTATGGATGTGGATTCATTCAggaaatattttcacaattgTCCAGTAATTTATCTGGAGGGCAGAACTTTCCCAGTCACTATCTATCACACAAAAACGAAACAAGACGACTATCAGTATGCTGCCGTTTGTACAGTATTTCAACTGCATGCAACTACTCCTGCAAA CCATGATTTCCTAGTCTTTCTGACTGGACAAGAAGAAATAGAAACAGTCATGTACAATATCAAGCAAATTGCTAAA GAAGCGACTGGTCCGCCGATAAGGGTGTGTCCGCTGTACGCGGGACTCCCGCCGGCGAAACAGCTTCAGGTGTGGCGGGAGGCGCCTCCGGGCACGAGAAAGGTCATACTGTCTACCAACATAGCTGAGGCATCTGTCACCATACCTAATATCAAGTGTGTTATCGATACTGGTGTTGTAAAAGAAAG GACGTGGTCTGGCAGTTCAGGCGCGGAGCGGCTGTGGGTGCGCGCGTGCTCGCAGGCGGCGGGCTGGCAGCGCGCGGGCCGCGCGGGCCGCACCGCGCCCGGCGCCGCCTATCGCCTGTTCCCCGCCAAGGACTTCGCCGCCCGCCCGCAACACCACACGCCAGAGATCGTTAG ATGTCCGCTAGCGTCCAGTTTGTTACTGTTGTTAGCTGCGGGTACGGATCCCAGCACTTTCCCTTTAATCGATCCTCCGCCGCTCGATTCTGTTAAAGCGTCCTTACAACTGCTCAAAGAATTtg GGGCTATTGATAGTGAAACAAACCCTAAACTAACTGCACTTGGAAAGAAAATGTCAATGTTTCCAATAGATCCGAAATATTCTAAAGTTCTATTGAGTGCTCCGGAGTATAACTGTTTGGAGGAG GCATTAAGTTTAGTAGCAGTGTTGTCAAGTGAAAACGTGTTTCACACCCCGATACATAAAAGAGAAGAGGCATTTAAAGTGAAACAGAAGTTCTTGTCGCCTCTCGGTGACCACATAACTCTGCTCAATGTGTTCAAAGCTTTTTGTAAAGCTCCACTGAAAAAG CAATGGTgcaaagaaaactttttaaatcacaaaaaccTGACTTACGCGTGCGATGTTCGTCACCAACTGTTAACAATTTGCGAGAAGCTAAATATGACTGTTTCTAGCTGTGGGCAAGCATATGATCAG cTACTAAAGTGCCTGGTGTGCGGCTTGTTCATGAACTGCGCGTGGCTggtgggcggcggcggcggcggtggggGCGCGCGGCGCTACGTGACGGTCGCGGGCGTGGCGGCGGCGCTGCACCCCGCCAGCGCGCTGCAGGCGCTGGgcgggccgcgcgcgccgcccgcgctgctGTACTCCGAGCTGCTGCACACGGGCCGCGCCTACATGCTCACGGCCTCCGCCGTGCAGCCGCACTGGCTCACACAGCAGGCGCCCGCGCAGGCGCGCCGCGCCCGCAACAACAGGTGA